In one window of Lacticaseibacillus casei DSM 20011 = JCM 1134 = ATCC 393 DNA:
- a CDS encoding DUF6176 family protein yields the protein MIELEGFAVHPDKIARAQEWMAFLKSHQEAVNATLVPEHITVERIFSLTFNNRMYLCWYSEQTAPSPDVAESANPIDKVHVAFWRECIDESVPSLKFRLENEFVNPNLIGN from the coding sequence TTGATTGAATTAGAAGGATTTGCTGTCCATCCCGACAAAATTGCGCGTGCCCAAGAATGGATGGCTTTCTTGAAAAGCCATCAGGAGGCTGTCAATGCAACCTTAGTGCCTGAACACATCACCGTTGAGCGAATCTTTTCGCTTACGTTTAATAATCGGATGTATCTGTGCTGGTATTCTGAACAAACAGCGCCTAGTCCGGACGTTGCAGAAAGTGCCAATCCGATTGATAAGGTTCATGTCGCTTTTTGGCGTGAATGTATTGATGAATCGGTTCCAAGCTTGAAGTTCCGGCTGGAAAATGAATTTGTTAATCCGAACCTGATAGGTAACTGA
- a CDS encoding uracil-DNA glycosylase family protein, with translation MDQQETFANKVLAFSESLKQVSIDLPRNYRIVNPFSGAQKNAVNETMTTFYKKYFNDTKPRRLILGSSPARRGTAITGVPFEDEDELKKETGITINEFRVNRGSSSFLYDVMDKYGGKDKFYKDFFLSFVCPLGLIKINEKGNEVNCNYYENRRLQQKLSPLNVHSLRSQIKFGVNTEVCYCIGSGENYKALNEINQTEHFFKSIVPLEHPRYIMQYNFKNKDFYVEKYISALSRT, from the coding sequence ATGGATCAGCAGGAAACCTTTGCCAACAAAGTATTGGCATTTAGTGAAAGCCTCAAGCAAGTCTCAATTGATTTGCCCAGAAACTATCGTATAGTCAATCCTTTTAGCGGTGCTCAAAAAAATGCCGTCAATGAGACAATGACGACATTTTATAAAAAGTATTTTAATGACACCAAGCCTCGGCGGTTGATACTTGGAAGTTCACCTGCACGCCGAGGAACAGCGATAACCGGCGTGCCTTTTGAAGATGAAGATGAGCTTAAAAAGGAGACCGGTATTACAATTAATGAATTTCGAGTTAATCGAGGCTCATCAAGCTTCTTATACGACGTTATGGACAAGTACGGTGGTAAGGATAAATTTTACAAAGACTTTTTCCTAAGTTTTGTATGCCCGCTAGGATTGATCAAAATAAATGAAAAGGGCAATGAGGTCAATTGCAACTATTATGAGAACAGACGCCTTCAGCAAAAGCTGTCACCACTTAATGTGCATTCACTGCGATCCCAGATTAAATTTGGAGTGAACACGGAAGTTTGCTATTGCATTGGAAGTGGCGAAAACTATAAAGCATTAAATGAAATTAATCAGACAGAGCACTTCTTTAAATCAATTGTCCCACTTGAACACCCACGCTATATTATGCAATATAATTTCAAAAACAAGGACTTTTATGTGGAAAAATACATTTCAGCATTAAGCAGAACCTGA
- a CDS encoding IS30 family transposase, protein MQKQDSTHRQKGQHLTSLERGKVAGFRQAGKSNRWIAAEIGVCPQTINNEIKRGTVDQVKKSNGKRVYHRQYLPEAAQARYETARLSCHRPDKFASVQVFLAWYVQRAKQDKWSPDASIGYAKRHKLFTPEELVCASTLYQYIDDQRLEIRNIDLLEKTKRKTSHQHHTKAKRLAGRSIEERPKVVERRRQFGHWEMDTIVGKRNGKKSVILTLIERKTRCQLLRLIEGRDADSVSYALRGIKREWGACIKTITADNGPEFTALNTAFAGTETEIFYAHPYTSCDRGTNEAHNRMIRQDFPKGMSLDDISPSQVQATQDRLNQLPRKQQGYCTPQQNFEAEARRVRRMAQ, encoded by the coding sequence ATGCAGAAACAGGATAGCACACACCGCCAAAAAGGTCAGCACTTAACATCACTCGAGCGCGGAAAAGTGGCCGGATTCCGCCAAGCTGGGAAGTCCAATCGTTGGATTGCTGCTGAAATTGGCGTCTGCCCGCAGACCATTAATAATGAAATCAAGCGAGGTACAGTAGATCAGGTCAAGAAGAGTAATGGCAAGCGCGTCTACCATCGACAATACCTGCCAGAGGCTGCTCAGGCACGTTACGAGACTGCACGCTTGAGCTGCCATCGTCCTGACAAGTTCGCCAGCGTACAGGTCTTCTTAGCCTGGTACGTACAGCGAGCTAAGCAGGACAAATGGTCGCCGGATGCTTCAATCGGCTATGCCAAGCGACACAAGCTGTTTACTCCTGAAGAGCTTGTTTGTGCCTCGACTTTGTACCAGTACATTGACGACCAACGCCTAGAGATTCGAAATATCGACCTGTTGGAGAAGACTAAGCGGAAGACCTCTCACCAGCACCACACCAAGGCTAAGCGCCTGGCTGGCCGCAGTATCGAGGAACGGCCTAAGGTCGTTGAACGACGCAGGCAGTTCGGTCACTGGGAGATGGATACCATTGTCGGTAAACGCAATGGCAAGAAGAGCGTCATCTTGACTCTGATTGAGCGCAAGACCCGTTGCCAACTTCTCCGCTTGATCGAAGGACGAGATGCAGACTCTGTGAGCTATGCATTGCGTGGAATCAAGCGCGAATGGGGAGCTTGCATCAAGACCATCACAGCCGACAACGGACCCGAGTTCACCGCCTTAAATACTGCTTTTGCTGGGACGGAAACTGAGATCTTCTACGCCCATCCTTACACGTCCTGCGACCGTGGCACCAACGAGGCACATAACCGGATGATCCGCCAGGACTTCCCTAAGGGCATGTCCCTAGATGACATTAGCCCTAGTCAAGTGCAGGCCACGCAAGACCGCTTGAATCAGTTGCCTCGCAAACAACAGGGCTACTGCACACCCCAGCAAAACTTTGAGGCCGAAGCTCGGCGCGTTCGCCGCATGGCCCAGTAG
- the ylqF gene encoding ribosome biogenesis GTPase YlqF, with translation MLAIQWFPGHMAKARKQVQEKIKQVDLILEVVDARTPESSRNPMLDEIIGEKPRMMILNKQDLADPTLTREWVQYYQDQGFAAIAIDAQHAKRLQQIPQLATKLMAEKIARKKARGIRNPMIKAMCIGIPNVGKSTVLNRLVHCNIAVTGNKPSVTKNQQWLKASDNFQLLDTPGILWPKFASQTIGMRLAFTGAIADAVFQEDVVGLYGLTYFMAHYPDALKKAYHLTDPDLQAAPHDLLVKLTKTQGFGEEFNRMAERLIFDARQGKLGRFTLEKPGETDADTE, from the coding sequence ATTTTGGCAATTCAATGGTTCCCGGGCCACATGGCGAAGGCCCGTAAACAGGTACAGGAAAAAATTAAACAAGTCGATCTCATTCTTGAGGTTGTTGACGCGCGTACACCTGAATCATCGCGCAACCCAATGTTAGATGAAATAATTGGCGAAAAGCCGCGCATGATGATCCTCAATAAGCAAGATTTGGCGGATCCGACCCTGACACGAGAATGGGTGCAATACTATCAAGATCAAGGTTTTGCCGCGATTGCGATTGATGCGCAACATGCAAAACGGCTGCAGCAAATTCCGCAGTTGGCCACTAAATTGATGGCGGAGAAAATTGCCCGAAAGAAGGCGCGGGGGATTCGCAATCCCATGATTAAGGCGATGTGTATTGGTATCCCTAACGTCGGCAAGTCGACGGTACTGAATCGGCTGGTTCACTGTAATATTGCGGTAACTGGTAACAAGCCCAGTGTGACCAAGAATCAACAGTGGTTAAAGGCGAGTGATAATTTTCAGTTGCTGGATACCCCTGGGATTTTGTGGCCCAAGTTTGCCTCGCAGACGATCGGGATGCGTCTGGCGTTTACCGGTGCGATTGCCGACGCGGTATTCCAAGAAGATGTGGTCGGTTTATATGGCTTAACTTATTTTATGGCACATTATCCGGACGCCCTGAAAAAAGCTTACCATCTCACTGATCCGGACTTGCAAGCAGCACCGCACGACTTGCTGGTGAAGCTGACAAAAACGCAGGGATTCGGAGAGGAATTCAATCGAATGGCGGAACGGCTGATTTTCGATGCACGGCAGGGAAAATTAGGCCGCTTCACCTTGGAAAAGCCTGGTGAGACCGATGCCGATACTGAGTGA
- a CDS encoding ribonuclease HII, with protein MPILSEYKALLQADHVDPAILTALKNDSRIGAGKLLAAYQRREDHRAAEAVALKYRSRYECQLWGTYQYVAGLDEVGRGPLAGPVVTAAVILPHHFRWPVNDSKQLTAHERNVLYPHILTEAIAVGIGVADNREIDRENIYHATELAMAKAVSHLRVAPEFLLVDAMHVPVDLPQERLIKGDANSISIASASIVAKVIRDRLMVMYDQVYPGYDFKHNMGYGTKAHLAGLAAHGVTPIHRRSFGPVRDCLNS; from the coding sequence ATGCCGATACTGAGTGAGTATAAGGCGCTTTTGCAAGCAGATCATGTCGATCCCGCGATCTTAACGGCGCTCAAAAATGATAGTCGCATTGGTGCGGGCAAATTACTGGCGGCTTATCAACGGCGTGAGGACCATCGCGCTGCCGAGGCGGTGGCACTGAAATATCGCAGCAGGTATGAGTGCCAGTTATGGGGAACGTACCAGTATGTTGCTGGGTTAGACGAAGTAGGGCGGGGACCGCTGGCTGGCCCAGTTGTGACGGCGGCGGTCATCCTGCCGCATCATTTTCGATGGCCAGTGAATGATTCGAAGCAACTAACAGCACATGAACGCAACGTGTTGTACCCGCACATTTTGACGGAGGCCATCGCGGTTGGCATTGGCGTCGCTGACAATCGCGAAATTGATCGGGAGAATATTTACCACGCGACTGAACTTGCGATGGCAAAGGCGGTGAGTCATTTACGCGTTGCGCCGGAGTTTTTGCTGGTAGACGCGATGCATGTGCCGGTCGATTTGCCACAAGAACGGTTGATAAAAGGCGACGCAAATAGTATTAGCATCGCCTCGGCTAGTATTGTTGCGAAAGTGATTCGGGATCGGCTGATGGTGATGTACGATCAAGTTTATCCTGGTTATGATTTTAAACACAACATGGGTTACGGTACGAAAGCACACTTAGCAGGTCTGGCTGCTCATGGCGTCACGCCGATTCATCGGCGAAGTTTTGGGCCAGTGCGTGATTGTTTAAACTCCTAA
- the dprA gene encoding DNA-processing protein DprA → MTLRDFLLTWHLVTNQNPRLAVALEEAIRAKTDLTAFQRELDKKVTQSAEPLLAVARQSAYVTYVDAAYPPRLREIPQPPLVLFYRGQIKLLQQLTLGVVGSRKATGYSAAALAQLFPQLPMMTIASGLATGADSMAHEAALTAGLPTIAVIANGIDQVYPAKHRLLQERIGRAGLIVSEYPPGTAPQRFQFVARNRIIAGLAHGVMVTEAEIKSGSLITANYALQHNREVFALPNRFGERLGAGTNALIQAGAAIVTGPDTVIENLHYYP, encoded by the coding sequence ATGACATTACGTGACTTTTTATTAACTTGGCATCTAGTAACCAATCAGAATCCGCGCTTGGCGGTCGCTTTGGAAGAAGCTATTCGTGCCAAAACCGATTTAACAGCATTTCAACGCGAACTTGACAAGAAAGTGACTCAGTCAGCGGAACCATTATTGGCGGTAGCGCGGCAGTCAGCTTACGTCACTTATGTCGATGCTGCTTATCCACCACGGTTGCGTGAAATTCCCCAGCCGCCACTGGTGCTTTTTTATCGCGGTCAGATAAAGTTGCTTCAACAATTGACATTGGGTGTTGTTGGTTCGCGCAAGGCTACCGGTTATTCAGCGGCCGCCTTAGCGCAATTATTCCCGCAACTGCCGATGATGACGATTGCAAGCGGCTTGGCAACCGGCGCCGACAGCATGGCCCATGAGGCGGCACTCACAGCTGGTTTGCCGACGATTGCGGTGATCGCTAACGGTATTGATCAGGTCTATCCGGCTAAGCATCGTTTGCTGCAGGAACGGATCGGCCGCGCTGGGTTGATTGTGAGCGAGTACCCGCCCGGAACAGCTCCGCAACGGTTCCAATTTGTGGCACGTAATCGAATTATTGCCGGGTTGGCGCATGGGGTGATGGTCACTGAAGCGGAAATCAAAAGCGGCAGTCTGATCACGGCAAATTATGCCTTGCAGCATAATCGTGAAGTTTTTGCGTTACCTAACCGTTTTGGCGAGCGTTTGGGGGCAGGAACCAACGCGCTAATTCAAGCAGGCGCAGCAATTGTGACCGGTCCGGATACGGTGATCGAGAACCTGCATTATTACCCGTAA
- the topA gene encoding type I DNA topoisomerase, whose protein sequence is MADKKLVIVESPAKAKTIEKYLGRTYKVVASLGHIRDLPKSQMGVDVENNYEPRYISIRGKGDVIKSLKKDAKKASRVYLAADPDREGEAIAWHVSHILGLDPQAKNRVVFNEITKDAVKNAFKTPRGIDMDLVDAQQARRILDRLVGYSISPLLWKKVKKGLSAGRVQSVALKLIIDRENEIKNFIPEEYWSLDAEFQKGRSKKFTASFYGIKNKKQALKNNEAVQKVLSQVDKTKPFNVTKVVKKERKRFPAPPFTTSTLQQEANRKLGFRTRKTMMLAQQLYEGINLGGKLGTVGLITYMRTDSTRVSNVAKTETSHYLHEKYGEAYAAVKIRQGKLQEGAQDAHEAIRPTSTLRTPESLASVLDKDQMKLYRLIWSRFVASEMTPAVIDTVAVTLDQNDVTFRANGSQMKFEGFTKLYVSSRDNDEKDNVLPPLAVGDAVKMLKTDPAQHFTQPPARYSEANLVKALEENGVGRPSTYAPTIETIQKRYYVKLNARRFEPTELGEIVNSLIVEFFPDIVNIKFTANVESELDSIETGEANWVKVIDQFYKPFEKEVAHAETGIEKIQIKDEPAGFNCDICGAPMVIKMGRYGKFYACSRFPDCRNTKAIVKEIGVICPKCHEGQVVERKSKRNRVFYGCSRYPDCDFVSWDKPVGRDCPVCGHFLVEKKTKAGTQVVCPNNDYKEALQKA, encoded by the coding sequence ATGGCCGACAAGAAGTTAGTCATTGTTGAATCGCCAGCCAAAGCCAAGACCATTGAAAAGTATCTTGGCCGCACCTATAAAGTTGTTGCTAGTTTAGGGCATATTCGCGATTTACCCAAGAGTCAAATGGGTGTTGATGTTGAAAACAACTACGAACCTCGCTACATTTCGATTCGCGGTAAAGGCGATGTCATTAAATCCTTAAAGAAAGACGCTAAAAAAGCTAGCCGTGTTTATCTTGCAGCCGATCCGGATCGTGAAGGAGAAGCCATCGCGTGGCATGTCAGTCATATTCTCGGGTTGGATCCCCAGGCAAAAAATCGCGTCGTTTTTAACGAAATTACCAAAGATGCTGTCAAAAATGCATTTAAGACGCCGCGCGGGATTGATATGGATCTCGTTGATGCCCAGCAGGCCCGGCGGATTCTCGATCGGCTCGTAGGCTATTCCATCAGCCCGTTGTTGTGGAAGAAGGTCAAAAAAGGCTTAAGTGCAGGCCGAGTTCAGAGTGTTGCATTAAAACTGATCATTGATCGCGAAAATGAAATCAAGAATTTTATTCCTGAAGAGTATTGGTCACTGGATGCAGAGTTCCAGAAAGGCCGCAGCAAAAAGTTTACAGCCAGTTTTTACGGCATCAAGAACAAGAAACAGGCCTTAAAAAATAATGAGGCTGTTCAAAAAGTCTTAAGCCAGGTCGATAAAACCAAGCCGTTTAACGTGACCAAAGTAGTTAAGAAAGAGCGCAAGCGTTTTCCGGCACCACCGTTTACCACCAGTACCTTGCAACAGGAAGCCAACCGTAAGCTGGGTTTCCGAACCCGGAAAACCATGATGTTGGCCCAACAGCTGTACGAAGGTATTAATTTAGGCGGCAAGTTAGGCACGGTCGGGTTGATTACGTATATGCGTACTGACTCCACTCGTGTTTCAAATGTCGCCAAAACCGAGACCAGCCACTATCTGCACGAAAAGTACGGCGAAGCTTATGCCGCCGTTAAAATCCGTCAAGGCAAACTTCAGGAAGGGGCTCAAGACGCCCATGAAGCGATTCGCCCAACCAGTACGTTGCGGACGCCCGAAAGTCTGGCTTCGGTTTTGGATAAAGACCAAATGAAGCTATATCGGTTGATTTGGAGCCGATTTGTTGCCAGTGAAATGACACCGGCAGTGATCGACACCGTCGCCGTTACTCTTGACCAAAATGATGTTACGTTCCGTGCTAATGGCAGTCAGATGAAGTTTGAAGGCTTTACTAAGCTCTACGTATCCTCGCGGGATAACGACGAAAAAGACAATGTTTTGCCGCCGCTTGCTGTCGGGGATGCCGTTAAAATGCTGAAAACCGATCCGGCGCAGCATTTTACCCAGCCGCCAGCCCGTTATTCGGAAGCGAATCTGGTTAAGGCATTGGAAGAAAATGGTGTCGGTCGGCCATCAACTTACGCGCCAACCATTGAAACCATTCAGAAGCGCTATTACGTTAAGCTCAATGCCCGCCGCTTTGAACCGACTGAATTAGGCGAAATCGTCAACAGTCTGATCGTTGAATTCTTCCCTGATATCGTCAATATTAAGTTCACGGCAAATGTTGAGTCCGAATTAGACAGCATCGAAACCGGCGAAGCCAACTGGGTAAAGGTTATTGACCAGTTCTACAAGCCGTTTGAGAAAGAAGTAGCGCACGCCGAAACCGGCATCGAAAAGATTCAGATTAAGGATGAACCAGCAGGCTTTAACTGCGACATCTGTGGCGCACCCATGGTTATCAAAATGGGGCGTTACGGTAAATTTTACGCCTGTTCTCGATTCCCGGATTGCCGCAACACCAAGGCGATTGTCAAAGAAATTGGCGTCATTTGTCCTAAGTGTCACGAGGGTCAGGTGGTCGAACGCAAGAGCAAGCGTAACCGTGTCTTTTATGGCTGCTCGCGCTACCCGGACTGTGACTTTGTCTCCTGGGACAAACCAGTTGGCCGCGACTGCCCGGTCTGTGGTCATTTCTTAGTCGAAAAGAAAACCAAAGCCGGCACCCAAGTCGTTTGCCCAAACAACGATTACAAGGAAGCCTTACAAAAAGCATAA
- the trmFO gene encoding methylenetetrahydrofolate--tRNA-(uracil(54)-C(5))-methyltransferase (FADH(2)-oxidizing) TrmFO: protein MPIVNVIGAGLAGSEAAWQIAQTGVDVNLYEMRPVTMTPAHHTANFAELVCTNSLRANQITNAVGLLKEEMRRLDSIIIQSADATAVPAGGALAVDREPFSQLVTQKLMAHPRVHVIREELTDFPEGVTVVATGPLTAPGLADAIVALNGEAGLSFFDAAAPILDASTIDTDIVYKKSRYDRGEAAYLNCPMNREEFQAFYQALISAEVAEGHDFEKMTVFEGCMPIEVMAKRGIKTMLFGPLKPVGLEDPRTGKTPYAVVQLRQDNAAASLYNIVGFQTHLKWGEQKRVFRMIPGLENVQIVRYGVMHRNTFMKSPAVLEPTYASKRRADLFFAGQMTGVEGYVESAASGLIAGTNAARLAQDLPSLVFPETTAMGAMAHYITHTSPTHFQPMNANFGIMPPLAVKVRQKKERNQQLAERALTDLAAFKTELRRVNQL, encoded by the coding sequence ATGCCTATTGTTAACGTCATCGGCGCTGGCCTGGCCGGGTCCGAAGCCGCTTGGCAAATCGCCCAAACAGGTGTCGACGTCAATTTATATGAAATGCGTCCGGTTACTATGACCCCAGCGCATCACACCGCCAATTTTGCGGAACTGGTCTGTACAAACTCGCTGCGTGCCAATCAGATTACGAATGCGGTTGGACTGTTGAAAGAAGAAATGCGGCGCTTAGATTCGATTATTATTCAAAGTGCCGACGCGACCGCCGTGCCAGCTGGCGGCGCGTTGGCGGTTGACCGCGAGCCATTTTCCCAGTTAGTGACCCAGAAACTCATGGCGCATCCCCGGGTTCATGTCATTCGTGAAGAGCTAACTGATTTCCCTGAAGGGGTGACAGTGGTTGCTACGGGGCCGTTGACCGCACCGGGCTTGGCTGATGCCATTGTGGCCTTGAATGGCGAAGCCGGTCTGTCATTTTTTGATGCTGCTGCGCCGATTTTGGACGCCAGCACCATTGATACCGACATCGTCTACAAAAAGTCCCGCTATGATCGTGGCGAAGCTGCTTACTTAAATTGCCCGATGAACCGGGAAGAATTTCAGGCGTTCTATCAGGCATTGATCTCCGCTGAGGTTGCGGAAGGCCACGATTTTGAAAAAATGACGGTCTTTGAAGGGTGCATGCCAATTGAAGTGATGGCCAAACGCGGGATTAAGACCATGCTGTTCGGTCCGTTGAAACCGGTTGGCTTGGAGGATCCGCGAACCGGCAAAACGCCGTATGCGGTCGTTCAGCTGCGGCAGGATAACGCGGCAGCGAGCCTGTATAACATCGTGGGCTTCCAGACGCATCTCAAATGGGGTGAACAAAAACGGGTCTTCCGGATGATTCCGGGATTGGAAAATGTTCAGATTGTCCGCTATGGGGTGATGCACCGTAATACGTTCATGAAGTCGCCGGCTGTTCTTGAGCCGACGTATGCGTCTAAGCGGCGTGCGGATCTCTTCTTTGCAGGGCAGATGACCGGCGTTGAAGGCTACGTTGAAAGTGCGGCCAGCGGATTAATTGCTGGGACGAATGCAGCCCGATTGGCGCAGGATCTGCCGTCACTGGTATTTCCGGAAACAACGGCAATGGGTGCCATGGCACATTACATCACCCATACCTCGCCAACACATTTTCAGCCGATGAATGCTAACTTTGGTATTATGCCGCCACTAGCAGTTAAGGTACGGCAAAAGAAGGAGCGTAACCAGCAATTAGCAGAACGGGCCTTGACTGATCTTGCAGCATTTAAAACTGAATTAAGACGTGTGAACCAACTTTAA
- the xerC gene encoding tyrosine recombinase XerC translates to MKPIAAFQEYLTVERQYSPETVTAYLNDIQAFQAFLKTNGGFTDFSKVDDLDVQTYLTNLNKQGLARTSIARKISSLRSFYRYLVRIDAVKRNPFELVELKKQHHHLPQFFYEAEIQELFKTVEGKTSLDQRNRALLEVLYGTGIRVSECANLTLSQVDFNTGLLLIHGKGNKDRYVPFGQYAQRALQTYLKDGRQTLMQKHQTQHRVVFVNQYGRPITARGIEYILDQLIKQTSLTANIHPHMLRHSFATHMLDHGADLRTVQELLGHASLSTTQIYTHVTMAHLKNEYMKYYPKHH, encoded by the coding sequence ATGAAGCCAATTGCAGCTTTTCAGGAATACTTAACGGTCGAGCGGCAGTATTCACCAGAAACTGTCACGGCGTATTTAAACGACATTCAAGCATTCCAGGCTTTTCTCAAGACCAATGGCGGGTTTACCGATTTTAGCAAGGTAGATGACCTGGACGTTCAGACTTACTTAACCAATTTGAATAAACAGGGACTGGCTCGTACTTCTATTGCCCGAAAAATTAGCAGTTTGCGGAGCTTTTATCGGTACCTGGTACGAATTGATGCTGTGAAGCGCAATCCATTTGAATTAGTCGAGCTGAAGAAGCAGCACCATCACTTGCCGCAGTTTTTCTATGAAGCAGAAATTCAGGAACTGTTTAAAACCGTTGAAGGCAAAACGTCACTTGACCAGCGTAATCGGGCGCTACTGGAAGTCTTGTACGGCACCGGCATCCGAGTCTCCGAGTGTGCCAACTTAACATTGAGCCAAGTGGATTTTAATACAGGGTTGTTACTGATCCATGGGAAAGGCAATAAGGATCGTTACGTGCCGTTTGGTCAGTACGCCCAGCGCGCGTTACAAACGTATCTAAAAGATGGGCGCCAGACGTTGATGCAGAAGCACCAAACCCAACATCGGGTGGTATTCGTCAACCAATATGGTCGGCCGATCACAGCACGCGGGATTGAATACATTCTGGATCAGCTTATTAAACAGACGAGTCTGACTGCCAATATCCATCCCCACATGTTGCGGCACAGCTTCGCCACGCACATGTTAGATCATGGAGCGGATTTACGCACCGTCCAGGAATTGCTAGGCCATGCGAGTCTGTCGACGACCCAGATTTATACCCACGTCACGATGGCGCATTTAAAAAACGAGTATATGAAATATTATCCTAAGCATCATTAA
- the hslV gene encoding ATP-dependent protease subunit HslV: MTTIAAVRKDGVTALAGDGQVTLGEKVIMKGNAQKVRRIYHDQVVIGFAGGVADAFTLQDWFEKKLEHYAGNLRRSAVALAQDWRKDPTLQKLEAMMIVMDEHDLLLVSGSGEVIDPDEDVVAIGSGGNFAQAAAIAMLRHAPDMTPADIAKEAVNIAGNIDIFTNHNIIVESF; the protein is encoded by the coding sequence ATGACAACAATTGCAGCAGTTAGAAAAGATGGCGTGACCGCTTTAGCAGGCGATGGCCAGGTTACCCTGGGCGAAAAAGTCATTATGAAAGGCAATGCCCAAAAAGTTCGGCGCATTTATCATGATCAGGTTGTCATCGGCTTTGCCGGTGGCGTTGCCGACGCGTTCACTTTACAAGATTGGTTTGAAAAGAAGCTCGAGCACTATGCCGGCAACTTACGGCGTTCCGCTGTGGCACTGGCACAGGATTGGCGTAAAGATCCAACGCTGCAAAAACTCGAAGCCATGATGATTGTCATGGACGAACATGATCTATTACTTGTATCCGGGTCTGGAGAAGTCATTGATCCGGACGAGGATGTCGTGGCAATCGGCTCTGGCGGTAATTTTGCGCAGGCGGCCGCTATTGCGATGTTGCGGCATGCGCCTGATATGACGCCGGCCGACATTGCCAAAGAGGCAGTTAATATTGCCGGTAACATTGACATTTTCACCAACCACAACATTATCGTTGAGAGTTTCTGA